Proteins encoded in a region of the Paenibacillus pedocola genome:
- the dnaA gene encoding chromosomal replication initiator protein DnaA: MDSHTSELWQQILSIIQTKLSKPSFDTWFKATKALSFSSQALIISAPTTFAVEWLESRYTKLVGATVYEVTGQQVDVKFVIEENKPSEPVIQQMAPSPAVSREEAQTHLLNPKYTFDTFVIGSGNRFAHAASLAVAEAPAKAYNPLFLYGGVGLGKTHLMHAIGHYVLEHNPNNKVIYISSEKFTNEFINSIRDNRGESFRNKYRNVDILLIDDIQFLAGKESTQEEFFHTFNALHEERKQIIISSDRPPKEIPTLEERLRSRFEWGLITDIQPPDLETRIAILRKKAKAENLDIPNEAMMYIANQIDTNIRELEGALIRVVAYSSLTNQDVTTHLAAEALKDIIPSSRPKMITIGDIQQKVGEYYNLRMEDFKARKRTKAVAFPRQIAMYLSRELTDYSLPKIGEAFGGRDHTTVIHAHEKITQSLKVDQELYKVVNNLAEKIKNPS; this comes from the coding sequence GTGGACAGCCATACTTCCGAATTATGGCAGCAAATTTTATCGATTATTCAAACTAAACTAAGCAAACCGAGTTTTGATACGTGGTTTAAAGCGACGAAAGCATTATCGTTTAGCTCTCAGGCCCTTATCATCTCGGCACCTACAACTTTTGCCGTAGAATGGCTGGAAAGTCGATACACAAAGCTGGTAGGAGCTACAGTTTATGAGGTTACCGGACAACAGGTGGACGTCAAATTTGTGATTGAGGAGAACAAACCCTCAGAGCCTGTAATTCAACAGATGGCGCCTTCGCCAGCAGTATCGCGTGAAGAAGCGCAGACCCATCTGCTTAATCCGAAATATACGTTCGATACGTTCGTAATCGGTTCCGGCAACCGTTTTGCGCATGCAGCCTCGCTGGCTGTGGCCGAAGCGCCGGCCAAAGCTTATAACCCCCTCTTCTTGTACGGCGGCGTGGGACTGGGAAAAACCCACTTAATGCATGCCATCGGGCACTATGTGCTGGAACATAACCCTAACAACAAGGTTATCTACATCTCGTCCGAGAAATTTACGAATGAGTTCATCAATTCCATCCGTGACAACCGCGGCGAAAGCTTCCGCAACAAATACCGCAATGTTGACATTCTGCTAATTGACGATATTCAATTCCTGGCCGGCAAAGAGTCTACGCAGGAGGAATTTTTCCATACGTTTAATGCTCTGCACGAAGAACGCAAGCAAATCATCATCTCCAGTGACCGTCCGCCAAAGGAAATTCCAACACTGGAAGAACGGCTGCGCTCCCGGTTTGAATGGGGACTTATTACCGATATTCAGCCGCCGGATCTGGAGACACGCATAGCCATTCTGCGCAAAAAGGCCAAAGCGGAGAACCTTGACATCCCCAATGAGGCAATGATGTATATCGCTAACCAGATTGATACGAATATCCGTGAGCTGGAAGGCGCGCTAATCCGGGTTGTGGCTTACTCCTCGCTAACCAACCAGGACGTAACCACACATCTGGCAGCCGAGGCACTGAAGGATATTATCCCGTCCAGCCGGCCAAAAATGATCACCATCGGTGATATTCAGCAAAAGGTCGGAGAATACTACAATTTGCGCATGGAAGATTTCAAAGCGCGCAAACGCACCAAAGCCGTCGCTTTTCCGCGGCAAATTGCGATGTATCTCTCGCGTGAACTAACGGATTATTCGCTGCCTAAGATTGGTGAAGCCTTCGGAGGACGCGATCATACAACTGTAATTCATGCCCATGAGAAGATTACACAGTCATTAAAGGTCGATCAGGAGTTGTACAAAGTGGTCAATAATCTTGCGGAGAAAATTAAAAATCCTTCCTAA
- the dnaN gene encoding DNA polymerase III subunit beta: MKISILKNELNESIGHVSKAISSRTTIPILTGIKFEVSHQGVTLTASDTDISIQSFIPAENDSHTIVKVEQPGSVVLPAKFFVEIIKKLPSKEIHMEVKEGFQTYISSGSTEIQIVGLDPEEFPVLPSIEENETISLPGDLLKNMIKQTAFSISTQETTPILTGILWNLSDNEFKFTATDRHRLATRAAHLEGTESVQFANVVIAGKTLNELSKIIPDQNMLVDIVVADNQVLFKIDKVLFYSRILDGIYPDTSRIIPTNYKTELTLDTKKLSESIDRAYLLSREEKTNIVRMQTLDNGDVEISSSSSELGKVREELEVIDFKGEPLKISFNSKYMLDVLKVVESEQLVIAFTGMMSPIILRPLDESRSLYVILPYRTTN; this comes from the coding sequence ATGAAAATAAGCATTCTTAAAAATGAACTCAACGAATCCATCGGGCATGTATCCAAAGCTATCTCCAGCAGAACGACTATTCCGATTCTGACCGGCATTAAGTTTGAAGTCAGCCATCAGGGAGTTACACTAACTGCAAGCGACACGGATATTTCGATTCAATCCTTCATTCCGGCTGAAAATGACAGCCATACGATCGTAAAAGTCGAACAACCCGGTAGCGTAGTGCTTCCTGCCAAATTCTTCGTTGAGATTATCAAGAAGCTTCCCTCCAAAGAAATTCACATGGAAGTCAAGGAAGGCTTCCAAACCTATATCTCCTCCGGATCCACCGAGATTCAAATCGTCGGTCTTGATCCTGAAGAATTTCCTGTTCTGCCGAGCATTGAAGAGAATGAAACGATCTCTCTGCCAGGCGACCTGCTGAAGAATATGATTAAACAGACCGCTTTCTCCATCTCTACCCAAGAAACAACACCGATCCTCACCGGGATCCTGTGGAATTTAAGCGATAATGAATTTAAATTCACGGCGACTGACCGTCACCGCCTGGCTACAAGAGCAGCGCACCTGGAAGGCACAGAAAGTGTACAATTTGCGAATGTCGTAATCGCGGGCAAAACGCTGAATGAACTGAGCAAAATTATTCCGGACCAGAATATGCTGGTAGATATTGTCGTAGCCGATAATCAGGTTCTGTTCAAAATCGATAAAGTGCTGTTCTATTCGCGCATCCTGGACGGCATTTATCCGGATACTTCTAGAATTATTCCGACCAACTACAAAACAGAACTAACGCTCGACACAAAAAAATTAAGCGAATCCATCGACCGTGCTTATTTGCTGTCCCGTGAGGAAAAAACGAATATTGTGCGCATGCAGACTTTGGATAACGGTGATGTTGAGATTTCCTCCAGCTCATCAGAGCTGGGTAAAGTCCGTGAAGAACTGGAAGTCATTGATTTCAAAGGTGAACCGCTAAAAATCTCCTTCAACTCGAAATATATGCTGGATGTGCTGAAGGTTGTCGAAAGCGAACAGCTGGTTATTGCTTTTACGGGCATGATGAGTCCGATCATCTTACGGCCGCTAGATGAGAGCCGCAGCCTGTATGTGATTCTGCCTTACCGCACAACTAACTAA
- the yaaA gene encoding S4 domain-containing protein YaaA: MKKILIHSGYIKLDQFLKLSDCVSTGGMAKALLQEGHVLVNGEKEERRGRKLYPGDRIEVQDNGVFEVEGGGIKE; this comes from the coding sequence ATGAAAAAAATACTTATCCACAGTGGATATATTAAGCTCGACCAATTTCTGAAGCTCTCCGATTGTGTATCCACAGGAGGAATGGCTAAGGCTTTGCTGCAGGAAGGCCATGTGCTCGTTAACGGAGAAAAAGAAGAACGGCGTGGAAGAAAGCTTTACCCGGGTGATAGAATAGAGGTACAGGACAACGGCGTTTTTGAGGTTGAAGGCGGCGGAATAAAAGAGTAG
- the recF gene encoding DNA replication/repair protein RecF (All proteins in this family for which functions are known are DNA-binding proteins that assist the filamentation of RecA onto DNA for the initiation of recombination or recombinational repair.), which translates to MFVKNIGLQHYRNYGLLRLENLGDVNLILGQNAQGKTNLMEALFVLAMTKSHRTSKDKELISFDAPGGSAQIVAEVERKYGDLKLELTLSAQGKKARINGLEQRRLSEFVGSLNVVMFAPEDLEIVKGTPGIRRRFLDMEIGQVQPSYLFHLQQYQKVLLQRGNLLKQLWGKEAAGKELLEIWDAQLVEHGVKIVKKRKQFIKKLQIWAESIHRGITNGGEELKLLYVPSFGEREEEDEAVLLDKFMLKLSQTREQEIRRGMTLTGPHRDDLSFFINGREAQVYGSQGQQRTTALSLKLAEIELIHEEIGEYPVLLLDDVLSELDPYRQTQLIETFQSKVQTFITATGVESLNADKLKDATLFHVHDGKVEN; encoded by the coding sequence GTGTTTGTCAAAAATATCGGTCTGCAGCATTATCGCAACTACGGGCTGCTGCGTCTGGAAAACCTGGGCGATGTAAACCTGATTCTTGGCCAGAACGCCCAGGGCAAAACCAACCTTATGGAGGCTCTGTTTGTTCTGGCGATGACGAAAAGCCACCGCACATCCAAGGACAAGGAGCTCATTTCGTTTGATGCTCCAGGAGGATCTGCTCAGATTGTTGCCGAAGTAGAGCGCAAGTACGGGGATTTGAAGCTGGAGCTGACGTTGTCCGCCCAGGGCAAAAAAGCCAGGATCAACGGACTGGAGCAGCGCCGGCTGAGCGAATTTGTCGGCTCACTTAATGTGGTCATGTTTGCTCCGGAAGATTTAGAAATTGTCAAAGGTACGCCGGGTATCCGCCGCCGTTTTCTCGATATGGAGATCGGGCAGGTGCAGCCCAGCTACCTTTTTCACTTACAGCAGTATCAGAAAGTCCTCCTCCAGAGAGGCAATTTGCTGAAGCAGCTATGGGGCAAGGAAGCTGCCGGCAAAGAGCTTTTAGAAATATGGGATGCCCAACTTGTAGAGCATGGTGTTAAAATCGTCAAAAAAAGGAAACAATTCATAAAGAAGCTGCAAATATGGGCAGAAAGCATTCACCGGGGCATTACGAACGGCGGAGAAGAGCTTAAACTGCTGTATGTTCCTTCCTTCGGAGAGCGTGAAGAGGAAGATGAAGCTGTCTTATTGGACAAATTTATGTTAAAGTTATCACAAACGAGAGAACAGGAAATCAGGCGCGGCATGACGCTGACGGGTCCCCATAGGGATGACCTGTCCTTTTTTATCAACGGAAGAGAAGCTCAGGTCTACGGTTCCCAGGGACAGCAGCGTACGACAGCTTTATCGCTCAAGCTGGCGGAAATTGAACTGATCCATGAGGAAATCGGGGAGTATCCTGTGCTGCTTCTTGATGACGTTTTGTCCGAACTTGATCCCTATCGTCAGACCCAGCTTATCGAAACTTTCCAGAGCAAGGTGCAGACCTTCATCACCGCCACTGGTGTGGAGAGTTTAAATGCAGATAAGCTTAAGGACGCAACCCTGTTTCATGTTCATGATGGAAAAGTGGAGAATTAA
- the remB gene encoding extracellular matrix regulator RemB, whose protein sequence is MYIHLGGEKIIRSSELIAIFDISIEKSSKVSKQFIVHSGQDKRLERIGEEEAKSIVVTKNTVYYSPISSSTLKKRAKILLEI, encoded by the coding sequence ATGTATATTCATTTGGGCGGGGAGAAGATTATCAGGTCTTCAGAATTGATTGCTATATTTGATATATCGATTGAGAAATCCTCCAAGGTGTCGAAGCAGTTCATCGTTCATTCGGGCCAGGACAAAAGATTGGAACGAATCGGTGAAGAGGAAGCGAAATCTATCGTCGTCACCAAAAATACGGTATACTACTCCCCCATATCCTCCTCCACTCTCAAAAAAAGAGCCAAAATCTTGTTAGAGATATAG